A window of the Pseudomonas furukawaii genome harbors these coding sequences:
- a CDS encoding LysR family transcriptional regulator, producing MDLSLRHLEIFRAVMTAGSVTGAARLLFTSQPTVSRELARFEQLLGFRLFDRDGGRLNPTAQGLQLFDEVQRAYTGLERIASAAQAIRRYEAGQLSITGLPVFAQTLLPAFAQGFLQRHPGVRLDIAAQESPLLEESLSGQRHDLGLSETDLLPRGTRGSTLLAADMVCVLPDGHELLGRDGLDLNDFQGRPFISLAGLDIYRQSLDARFLAAGVERRMIVETTTAASVCAMVRQGLGLAIVNPLSALDEAGRGLQVRRLRASVPFRVQLIRPEFRPASALVDEAERVLREVADALLERLERQLGRAR from the coding sequence ATGGACCTGTCCCTCCGCCATCTCGAGATCTTCCGTGCCGTCATGACCGCCGGCAGCGTCACCGGCGCCGCGCGCCTGCTGTTCACCTCGCAACCGACAGTGAGCCGCGAACTGGCGCGCTTCGAGCAGTTGCTGGGCTTTCGCCTGTTCGACCGCGACGGCGGCCGCCTGAATCCCACCGCCCAGGGCCTGCAGCTGTTCGATGAAGTGCAGCGGGCCTACACCGGCCTGGAGCGCATCGCCAGCGCCGCCCAGGCGATCCGCCGCTACGAGGCCGGGCAGTTGTCCATCACCGGCCTGCCGGTCTTCGCCCAGACCCTGCTGCCGGCCTTCGCCCAGGGGTTCCTCCAGCGCCATCCGGGTGTGCGCCTGGACATCGCCGCCCAGGAGTCGCCCTTGCTGGAAGAGTCACTGAGCGGCCAGCGCCACGACCTGGGCCTGTCGGAAACCGACCTGCTGCCCCGGGGCACCCGTGGCAGCACCCTGCTGGCGGCGGACATGGTCTGCGTGCTGCCCGACGGCCATGAGCTGCTTGGCCGGGATGGACTGGACCTGAACGACTTCCAGGGTCGGCCCTTCATCAGCCTGGCGGGACTGGATATCTACCGGCAGAGCCTGGACGCGCGCTTTCTCGCGGCGGGCGTCGAGCGACGGATGATCGTGGAGACCACCACCGCCGCGTCGGTCTGCGCCATGGTCCGCCAGGGCCTGGGCCTGGCCATCGTCAACCCGCTGAGCGCCCTGGACGAAGCCGGGCGCGGCCTGCAGGTACGCCGCCTGCGCGCCTCGGTGCCCTTCCGGGTGCAGCTGATCAGGCCGGAATTCCGGCCTGCGTCGGCATTGGTGGATGAAGCGGAAAGGGTATTGCGGGAGGTGGCGGACGCCTTGCTGGAGCGTCTGGAACGGCAACTGGGTCGCGCCCGCTAG
- the lysA gene encoding diaminopimelate decarboxylase: MRPTFPAATLATLAREQGTPLWIYDASVIRERIAQLKGFDVIRFAQKACSNLAILRLMREEGVQVDAVSLGEIERALLAGYSPKGDPAGVVLTCDLLDRPTLARAVELGIEVNVGSIDMLRQLGERSPGHRVWLRINPGFGHGHSQKTNTGGENSKHGIWHSHLPDAVAVIREFGLHLVGLHMHIGSGVDYSHLEDVCGAMVGAVRDLGCDLEAISAGGGLSIPYRDGDPVVDIPRYAALWNQARREVESLLGHPVRLELEPGRFLVAESGCLLSEVRATKDVGENHFVLVDAGFNDLMRPSMYGSYHAMSLLGASGEPATTPTRPTVVAGPLCESGDVFTQHDGGLVAPRELPAARVGDLLLIHDTGAYGASMSSNYNSRPLLPEVLVDGDETRLIRRRQSLADLLALEL; this comes from the coding sequence ATGCGCCCGACCTTTCCCGCCGCTACCCTCGCCACTCTCGCCCGTGAACAGGGCACGCCGCTCTGGATCTACGACGCTTCGGTGATCCGCGAACGCATCGCCCAGCTCAAGGGCTTCGACGTGATCCGCTTCGCCCAGAAGGCCTGCTCCAACCTCGCCATCCTGCGCTTGATGCGGGAAGAGGGCGTCCAGGTGGACGCCGTCTCCCTCGGCGAGATCGAGCGTGCGCTGCTGGCCGGCTACTCGCCCAAGGGCGACCCCGCCGGCGTGGTGCTGACCTGCGACCTGCTGGACCGTCCCACCCTGGCCCGTGCGGTGGAACTGGGCATCGAGGTCAACGTCGGCTCCATCGACATGCTGCGGCAGTTGGGTGAGCGAAGCCCCGGCCATCGGGTCTGGCTGCGCATCAATCCCGGGTTCGGCCACGGCCATAGCCAGAAGACCAACACCGGCGGCGAGAACAGCAAGCACGGCATCTGGCACAGCCATCTGCCGGACGCGGTGGCGGTGATCCGTGAGTTCGGCCTGCACCTGGTGGGGCTGCACATGCACATCGGCTCCGGTGTGGACTACAGCCACCTGGAGGACGTCTGCGGCGCCATGGTGGGCGCGGTGCGGGACCTGGGCTGCGACCTCGAAGCCATCTCCGCCGGCGGCGGCCTGTCCATCCCCTACCGCGACGGCGACCCGGTGGTGGATATCCCCCGTTACGCGGCGCTGTGGAACCAGGCCCGTCGCGAGGTGGAAAGCCTGCTCGGCCATCCGGTGCGCCTGGAGCTGGAGCCGGGACGCTTCCTGGTGGCCGAGTCGGGCTGCCTGCTCAGCGAGGTCCGCGCCACCAAGGATGTGGGCGAGAACCACTTCGTGCTGGTGGATGCCGGGTTCAACGACCTGATGCGCCCGTCCATGTACGGCAGCTACCACGCCATGAGCCTGCTGGGCGCGTCCGGCGAGCCGGCGACCACGCCGACCCGTCCCACCGTGGTGGCCGGCCCGCTGTGCGAGTCGGGGGACGTGTTCACCCAGCATGACGGCGGCCTGGTGGCACCCCGGGAGCTACCGGCGGCCCGGGTCGGCGACCTGCTGCTGATCCACGACACCGGTGCCTACGGTGCCTCCATGTCCTCCAACTACAACAGCCGGCCGCTGCTGCCGGAGGTGCTGGTGGACGGCGACGAGACCCGCCTGATCCGCCGTCGCCAGTCCCTGGCGGATCTGCTCGCGCTGGAACTCTGA
- the zapE gene encoding cell division protein ZapE codes for MNLDSPLSAYRRALEQEGFVPDSAQQRAVERLQACHDALHRDGAASGVYLWGPVGRGKTWLMDRFHQSLRVPSRRQHFHHFMQWVHRRLFQLTGTPDPLRALARELAREVRVLCFDELFVSDIGDAMLLGPLLQVMFAEGVSLVATSNQPPRQLYADGFNRDRFLPAIDAIERHMEVVAVDGEQDHRLHPGAECRRFWVAAPGSPGMLERAFDGLAAGQAISREPVELGHRPIPVVKRAPGAVWFRYPDLCEQPLAALDFIVLCDRFPAILLGDVPDLSAPRREGRIARGTEDAAQRVLAGDRELPRLSVHDDGVRRFIALVDECYDRRVPLYLEAAVPLERLYTEGYLEFPFRRTLSRLREMQLARFGRA; via the coding sequence ATGAACCTCGACTCCCCCCTTTCCGCCTACCGCCGTGCCCTGGAACAGGAAGGCTTCGTGCCGGATAGCGCCCAGCAGCGGGCGGTGGAGCGGCTCCAGGCCTGCCACGACGCCCTGCACCGGGACGGCGCGGCCTCCGGTGTCTACCTCTGGGGCCCCGTGGGGCGCGGCAAGACCTGGCTCATGGACCGCTTTCACCAGAGCCTGCGGGTCCCGTCCCGGCGGCAGCATTTCCATCACTTCATGCAATGGGTCCACCGGCGCCTGTTCCAGCTCACCGGCACGCCCGACCCGCTGCGCGCCCTGGCCCGCGAGCTGGCCCGCGAGGTGCGGGTGCTCTGTTTCGACGAACTCTTCGTCAGTGATATCGGCGACGCCATGCTGCTGGGGCCGCTCCTCCAGGTGATGTTCGCCGAGGGCGTGTCCCTGGTGGCCACCTCCAACCAGCCGCCCCGGCAGCTCTACGCCGATGGCTTCAACCGTGATCGATTCCTGCCGGCCATCGACGCCATCGAGCGGCACATGGAGGTCGTCGCGGTGGACGGCGAGCAGGACCATCGCCTGCACCCTGGAGCCGAGTGCCGGCGTTTCTGGGTCGCCGCCCCGGGGTCGCCCGGCATGCTCGAAAGGGCGTTCGACGGGCTGGCGGCGGGACAGGCGATCTCCCGCGAGCCGGTGGAGCTGGGGCACCGGCCGATCCCCGTGGTGAAGCGGGCCCCCGGCGCCGTCTGGTTCCGCTACCCGGACCTTTGCGAACAGCCGCTGGCGGCGCTGGATTTCATCGTCCTGTGCGATCGTTTCCCGGCGATCCTGCTGGGGGACGTGCCCGACCTCAGTGCGCCGCGTCGCGAAGGGCGCATCGCCCGGGGCACCGAGGATGCCGCCCAGCGCGTGCTGGCGGGGGACCGCGAGCTGCCCCGGCTATCCGTGCATGACGACGGTGTAAGGCGGTTCATCGCCCTGGTGGACGAATGCTACGACCGTCGCGTGCCGCTCTACCTGGAGGCGGCGGTGCCGCTGGAGCGCCTCTATACCGAGGGCTACCTGGAATTCCCCTTCCGCCGGACCCTGAGTCGCCTGCGGGAGATGCAGTTGGCGCGCTTCGGCCGTGCCTGA
- a CDS encoding EthD domain-containing protein, which yields MEKIVYTLWRDPSEDLDAFSRRLRGEVAEQLFTLGARGLQVNLADADVAPAAGLRQENNRPLADAVLSLWVDSANTPVRRPFDEVLARVSSRLAAYLVCESVAIRNTRFPAHPGERTHGFSQIAFLSCPPRLTREAWLDTWRNYHTQVAIDTQDNFLYVQNLVVRALTHGATPLDAIVEEAFPPAAMTDPMAFFDAPGDEEKFRKNLAAMMESCNRFIDFDRIDVLPTSQYLLKTAVAP from the coding sequence TTGGAAAAGATCGTCTACACCCTTTGGCGCGACCCGTCGGAAGACCTCGACGCCTTCTCCCGGCGCCTGCGTGGCGAAGTCGCTGAACAGCTCTTCACGCTGGGCGCCCGTGGCCTCCAGGTGAACCTTGCCGACGCCGATGTCGCGCCGGCCGCCGGCCTGCGCCAGGAAAACAATCGACCGCTGGCGGACGCCGTCCTGTCGCTCTGGGTCGACAGCGCCAACACCCCGGTCCGCCGCCCGTTCGACGAGGTCCTGGCGCGGGTGTCGAGCCGGCTGGCGGCCTATCTGGTGTGCGAGTCCGTGGCCATCCGCAACACCCGCTTCCCGGCCCATCCCGGCGAGCGCACCCACGGTTTCTCGCAGATCGCCTTCCTCAGCTGCCCCCCGCGCCTGACCCGGGAGGCCTGGCTGGATACCTGGCGCAACTACCACACCCAGGTGGCGATCGATACCCAGGACAACTTCCTCTACGTGCAGAACCTGGTGGTGCGCGCCCTGACCCATGGCGCGACGCCCCTGGACGCCATCGTGGAAGAAGCCTTCCCGCCGGCCGCCATGACCGATCCCATGGCCTTCTTCGATGCGCCGGGCGATGAAGAGAAATTCCGCAAGAACCTGGCGGCCATGATGGAAAGCTGCAATCGCTTCATCGACTTCGACAGGATCGACGTACTGCCCACCAGCCAGTACCTGCTGAAGACCGCCGTGGCGCCCTAG
- a CDS encoding LLM class flavin-dependent oxidoreductase has protein sequence MKFSLIYEAQTIDASREGDRRIFDETVEQAVLADKLGFDTFWCVEHTALTNYSHMSAPETMLAFVAGRTERIGIGHGVVCLPPAMNHPVKVAERIATLDLLSKGRVHFGVGKGGTQQEAGTFGYDLATLQPQIDEAMYLIPKMFVQDEIEHNGDFVKIPRRPIHPKPYQDPHPPMYLACTNTESLKNAGGRGMGALVLGFGGPEEIAKKVAVYHEAWDHRDEKNQVGFRPNRHIAALCPAIVLDDNETARAIGIRGQRYFMESLAYWYAGGERPDPEKWKDDTFVDGNGQSVIKSRFASEEVTVDFSDPTMAMMNPNHAYGTVKDCIGYVQRLIDAGADEILFICQMGTVPQWAQLETLKNIGEHVIPYFRKQRESA, from the coding sequence ATGAAATTCTCCCTGATCTACGAGGCACAGACGATCGACGCCAGCCGCGAGGGCGACCGTCGCATCTTCGACGAGACCGTCGAGCAAGCCGTACTCGCCGACAAGCTCGGTTTCGACACCTTCTGGTGCGTGGAACACACCGCGCTGACCAACTACTCCCACATGTCGGCACCGGAGACCATGCTGGCCTTCGTCGCCGGCAGGACCGAGCGCATCGGCATCGGCCACGGCGTGGTCTGCCTGCCGCCGGCGATGAACCACCCGGTGAAGGTGGCCGAGCGCATCGCCACCCTCGACCTGCTGTCCAAGGGCCGCGTGCACTTCGGCGTAGGCAAGGGCGGCACCCAGCAGGAAGCCGGCACCTTCGGCTATGACCTGGCCACCCTGCAGCCGCAGATCGACGAAGCCATGTACCTGATCCCGAAGATGTTCGTGCAGGACGAGATCGAACATAACGGCGACTTCGTGAAGATCCCCAGGCGCCCCATCCATCCCAAGCCCTACCAGGACCCGCACCCGCCGATGTACCTGGCCTGCACCAATACCGAATCCCTGAAGAACGCCGGTGGCCGCGGCATGGGCGCCCTGGTCCTGGGCTTCGGCGGCCCCGAGGAAATCGCCAAGAAGGTGGCCGTCTACCACGAGGCCTGGGACCACCGTGACGAGAAGAACCAGGTGGGTTTCCGTCCCAACCGCCACATCGCCGCCCTGTGCCCGGCCATCGTCCTGGATGACAACGAAACGGCCCGCGCCATCGGCATCCGTGGCCAGCGCTACTTCATGGAGTCCCTGGCCTACTGGTACGCCGGCGGCGAGCGCCCCGACCCGGAGAAGTGGAAGGACGACACCTTCGTCGACGGCAACGGCCAGTCGGTGATCAAGTCGCGCTTCGCCTCCGAGGAAGTGACCGTGGACTTCTCCGACCCGACCATGGCGATGATGAACCCCAACCACGCCTACGGCACCGTCAAGGACTGCATCGGCTACGTGCAGCGCCTGATCGACGCCGGCGCCGACGAGATCCTCTTCATCTGCCAGATGGGCACCGTGCCCCAGTGGGCCCAGCTGGAGACCCTGAAGAACATCGGCGAGCACGTGATTCCCTACTTCCGCAAACAGCGGGAATCGGCCTGA
- a CDS encoding acyl-CoA dehydrogenase family protein, with protein MLDHDLIRQRLKQRARELVPVLRERAPLAARNGQLPEETLRDFQEAGFFRILQPARWEGYELEPKDFFEVQMTLAEGCMSSAWVLGVVAIHNWQLALFDDRAAQDVWGADSSVLISSSYMPVGKVTRVDGGFRLSGRWGFSSGSKHCQWAFLGAMVPPAKEGDGPDYRTFLVPRSDYRILDNWDVMGLEATGSHDVVVEDAFVPEYRTHRSIDGFLQNSPGNAVNTSPLFRLPFGQIFVRAVSSSTIGALKGAIDLFIEANKGRVGVNDGRRIIQDPGAQAALANALVTVDECRTVLLRNFELMMQRAIAGEPLTMAERVKMRYDSAIVPDKCAQAVEALMYNSGASTIFRQHGINRAFRDIHTGRAHVANCPGKYALNLGAVEMGLDSTDFFL; from the coding sequence ATGCTCGACCACGACCTGATCCGCCAACGCCTGAAACAGCGCGCCCGTGAGCTGGTGCCCGTACTGCGCGAACGCGCGCCCCTGGCCGCGAGGAATGGCCAGTTGCCCGAAGAGACGCTCCGCGATTTCCAGGAAGCCGGCTTTTTCCGCATCCTCCAGCCCGCCCGCTGGGAGGGCTACGAACTGGAGCCCAAGGACTTCTTCGAGGTCCAGATGACCCTGGCCGAAGGCTGCATGTCCTCGGCCTGGGTGCTCGGGGTGGTGGCCATCCACAACTGGCAGCTGGCGCTGTTCGATGACCGCGCGGCCCAGGACGTCTGGGGCGCGGACTCGAGCGTGCTGATCTCCTCGTCCTACATGCCGGTGGGCAAGGTCACCCGCGTGGATGGCGGCTTCCGCCTCAGCGGCCGCTGGGGCTTCTCCTCCGGCAGCAAGCACTGCCAGTGGGCGTTCCTCGGTGCGATGGTGCCGCCGGCCAAGGAAGGCGATGGCCCGGACTACCGCACCTTCCTGGTTCCCCGCAGCGACTACCGGATCCTCGACAACTGGGACGTGATGGGCCTCGAAGCCACCGGCTCCCACGACGTGGTGGTGGAAGACGCCTTCGTGCCCGAGTACCGCACCCACCGCTCCATCGACGGTTTCCTGCAGAACAGCCCCGGCAACGCGGTGAACACCTCGCCCCTGTTCCGGCTCCCCTTCGGGCAGATCTTCGTCCGCGCGGTGTCCTCGTCCACCATCGGCGCGCTCAAGGGCGCCATCGACCTGTTCATCGAGGCCAACAAGGGGCGCGTGGGCGTCAACGACGGTCGCCGCATCATCCAGGACCCGGGCGCCCAGGCCGCCCTGGCCAACGCGCTGGTCACGGTGGACGAGTGCCGCACCGTGCTGCTGCGCAATTTCGAGTTGATGATGCAGCGGGCTATCGCCGGCGAGCCGCTGACCATGGCCGAGCGGGTGAAGATGCGCTACGACTCCGCCATAGTCCCGGACAAGTGCGCCCAGGCGGTGGAAGCCCTGATGTACAACAGCGGCGCCTCCACCATCTTCCGCCAGCACGGCATCAACCGCGCCTTCCGGGATATCCACACGGGCCGTGCCCACGTGGCCAACTGCCCGGGCAAGTACGCGCTCAACCTGGGCGCAGTGGAGATGGGCCTGGACAGCACCGACTTCTTCCTCTGA
- a CDS encoding flavin reductase family protein yields MSQADLKGDMLQAMRRLAKSVTIITTSNGQERFAMSATAVDSLSTEPPSLLICVNKTASLHAVLDAGADFCVNILGLEQEELSHLCSGPVKGEARFQRGDWRTGSGGIPYLGDAQSAILCQQDGKFSYGTHTIFIGRIQEIHNSAEISPLVYLDGAYTTTASSLAAAV; encoded by the coding sequence ATGAGCCAGGCTGATCTGAAAGGCGACATGCTCCAGGCGATGCGTCGCCTGGCCAAGTCCGTAACCATCATTACCACCAGCAACGGCCAGGAGCGCTTCGCCATGTCCGCCACGGCCGTGGACTCGCTCTCCACCGAGCCGCCGTCGCTGCTGATCTGCGTGAACAAGACCGCGTCGCTGCACGCGGTGCTGGATGCGGGCGCGGACTTCTGCGTGAACATCCTCGGTCTCGAACAGGAGGAGCTGTCCCACCTGTGCAGCGGCCCGGTGAAGGGCGAAGCACGGTTCCAGCGCGGCGATTGGCGCACCGGTTCCGGCGGCATTCCCTACCTGGGCGATGCCCAGTCGGCGATCCTCTGCCAGCAGGACGGCAAGTTCAGCTACGGCACCCACACCATCTTCATCGGCCGCATCCAGGAGATTCACAACAGCGCCGAGATCAGCCCGCTGGTCTACCTCGATGGCGCCTACACCACCACCGCGTCGTCCCTGGCCGCCGCCGTCTGA
- a CDS encoding FAD-binding protein, which yields MTAMEQNPDAPLRVTDANRIEWDDEADLLVVGFGGAGVCAALEARGQGVSVLALDRFAGGGATARSGGVVYAGGGTPQQVEAGIEDSPEAMFDYLRQEVGDAVSAETLRDFCERSRDNLAWLERQGAGFQGSVPPVKTSYPSDQYFLYYSGNEAVPSFAAHARPAPRGHRALGSGMSGYNLYAPLKASALRQGVRLRSQCEVRRLVVDDEGRVIGVEVWEIPAGSRAARRHARLARWTDAIHPYVPALAERLRRKVRALELAHAERRLIRAGHGVVLSAGGFIFNRAMLTVHAPRYLDGLPLGTSGCNGSGMRLGQAAGGVLERMDKVSAWRFINPPLAWARGVIVNADGQRYCNEEVYGAKLGHAMVEEQGGRAILILNRALLREAFVQIGPGKVWSFQRMPALLNLLFNARRGNSIGQLAERLGLPAKALERTLAEYNAAARGEREDALGKSPGFLASLERGPWYAMDLSFASTLYPCPVITLGGLRVCERSGQVLDPDGRPVPGLFSAGRNAIGVASNFYVSGLSLADCVYSGRRAGAQVAALVRAAKASQGEQQ from the coding sequence ATGACCGCCATGGAACAGAACCCGGACGCTCCGCTGCGGGTCACCGACGCCAACCGGATCGAGTGGGATGACGAGGCCGACCTGCTGGTGGTCGGCTTCGGCGGGGCCGGCGTCTGCGCCGCCCTGGAGGCGCGCGGCCAGGGCGTCAGCGTGCTGGCGCTGGATCGCTTCGCCGGCGGTGGCGCCACCGCCCGCAGCGGCGGCGTGGTCTATGCCGGTGGCGGTACGCCGCAGCAGGTCGAGGCCGGAATCGAGGACTCGCCCGAGGCGATGTTCGACTACCTCCGCCAGGAGGTCGGTGACGCGGTGTCCGCCGAGACGCTGCGGGACTTCTGCGAGCGCAGCCGGGACAACCTGGCCTGGCTGGAACGCCAGGGTGCCGGTTTCCAGGGCAGCGTGCCGCCGGTGAAGACGTCCTATCCGAGCGACCAGTACTTCCTCTATTACTCCGGCAACGAAGCCGTGCCGAGCTTCGCCGCCCACGCCCGGCCGGCCCCGCGCGGGCATCGGGCCCTCGGCTCCGGCATGTCGGGCTACAACCTCTATGCGCCGCTCAAGGCCAGCGCCCTGCGCCAGGGCGTACGCCTGCGCAGCCAGTGCGAAGTGCGCCGGCTGGTGGTCGATGACGAGGGGCGGGTGATCGGCGTCGAGGTCTGGGAGATCCCGGCCGGCAGCCGCGCCGCGCGGCGCCATGCGCGACTGGCGCGCTGGACCGATGCCATTCATCCCTACGTGCCGGCCCTCGCCGAACGGCTGCGGCGCAAGGTGCGGGCACTGGAGCTGGCCCATGCCGAGCGCCGGCTGATTCGCGCCGGGCACGGCGTGGTGCTTTCCGCCGGCGGTTTCATCTTCAACCGCGCCATGCTCACCGTGCATGCGCCGCGCTACCTCGATGGCCTGCCACTGGGCACCAGTGGCTGCAACGGCAGCGGCATGCGCCTGGGGCAGGCGGCCGGTGGCGTGCTGGAGCGCATGGACAAGGTGAGCGCCTGGCGCTTCATCAATCCGCCGCTGGCCTGGGCCAGGGGCGTGATCGTCAACGCCGACGGGCAGCGCTACTGCAATGAGGAGGTCTATGGCGCCAAGCTGGGCCACGCCATGGTGGAGGAGCAGGGCGGTCGGGCCATCCTGATCCTCAACCGGGCGCTGCTGCGCGAGGCCTTCGTGCAGATCGGCCCGGGCAAGGTCTGGTCGTTCCAGCGCATGCCGGCGCTGCTCAACCTGCTGTTCAACGCCCGGCGCGGCAACAGCATCGGCCAGTTGGCCGAGCGCCTCGGCCTGCCCGCGAAGGCGCTGGAGCGAACGCTTGCGGAGTACAACGCCGCCGCCCGTGGCGAGCGTGAGGACGCACTGGGCAAGTCGCCTGGCTTTCTCGCGTCCCTGGAGCGGGGGCCCTGGTACGCCATGGACCTGTCGTTCGCCAGCACGCTCTATCCCTGTCCGGTGATCACCCTGGGCGGGCTGCGCGTCTGCGAGCGCAGCGGCCAGGTCCTGGACCCGGACGGCCGGCCCGTGCCCGGCCTGTTCAGCGCCGGGCGCAACGCAATCGGCGTGGCCTCCAATTTCTACGTATCCGGCCTGTCCCTGGCCGACTGCGTCTACTCGGGGCGCCGTGCCGGCGCCCAGGTGGCCGCGTTGGTCCGGGCTGCCAAGGCTTCCCAAGGAGAACAGCAATGA
- a CDS encoding glucose 1-dehydrogenase has protein sequence MKRVEGKVCIVTGAASGAGREDALLLAGEGARVVLTDLNEEAGRQVAAEIGANAIFIRQDISSEADWQNVIKVTLETFGRLDVLVNNAGILALASIEDTSLELWQKVQRVNSDGYFLGCKYAIAAMKDSGGGSIVNMSSVAALGGMPAFCAYSASKGAVAALTRAVALHCKQQGYRIRCNSVHPDGINTPMTQPLTGLQGVPQEVLDQDPKNRMCAPRDIANLVLFLASDESRFINGSELRIDNAQTVSGLL, from the coding sequence ATGAAACGAGTCGAAGGTAAGGTCTGCATCGTCACCGGCGCCGCAAGCGGGGCGGGGCGCGAAGATGCGCTGCTGCTGGCCGGCGAGGGCGCCAGGGTGGTGCTCACCGACCTGAATGAAGAGGCCGGCCGCCAGGTCGCCGCGGAGATCGGTGCGAACGCGATCTTCATCCGCCAGGACATCTCCAGCGAAGCGGACTGGCAGAACGTCATCAAGGTCACCCTGGAGACCTTCGGCCGCCTCGACGTGCTGGTGAACAACGCCGGCATCCTCGCCCTGGCGAGCATCGAGGACACCAGCCTGGAGCTCTGGCAGAAGGTCCAGCGCGTCAACAGCGACGGTTATTTCCTGGGCTGCAAGTACGCCATCGCGGCCATGAAGGACAGCGGCGGCGGTTCCATCGTCAACATGTCCTCGGTGGCGGCCCTGGGCGGCATGCCGGCCTTCTGCGCCTACTCCGCGTCCAAGGGCGCGGTGGCGGCGCTGACCCGCGCCGTGGCACTGCACTGCAAGCAGCAGGGGTATCGGATCCGCTGCAACAGCGTGCACCCGGACGGCATCAACACCCCCATGACTCAGCCCCTGACCGGTCTTCAGGGCGTGCCGCAGGAGGTGCTGGACCAGGACCCGAAGAACCGCATGTGCGCACCGCGCGACATCGCCAACCTGGTGCTTTTCCTCGCCTCGGACGAGTCGCGCTTCATCAACGGCAGCGAGCTGCGCATCGACAACGCGCAGACCGTCAGCGGCCTTCTGTGA
- a CDS encoding ferredoxin--NADP reductase, translated as MGSAQPLAIQPQQSAGFQLEVAEVIAETHDSRSLVLRIPAGLEERFRYKPGQFLSFRVVVGGKRLTRCYSMSSSPDCDALPKVTIKRVEGGRVSNWFNEQVRAGDLLDVLPPAGHFHLLPGERDLVLFGGGSGITPVFSILKSALKTSRRRIKLVYANRDEASVIFRDELRVLAKAHVDQLEVVHVLDSVQGFLSEGEVRQLVRGHAGAEFYICGPGPFMDTVERALRGAGEDAARIHVERFASPPDPDEVAAPVEAAQAEAAELAVALDGVDHRLDWRPGESLLQSMRRAGLDAPYSCEEGFCGACMCQVEEGEVVLLRNDILSPAELADGWTLACQGRPGGARLKLKFPG; from the coding sequence ATGGGCAGCGCGCAGCCACTCGCAATCCAACCCCAGCAGTCCGCCGGCTTCCAGTTGGAAGTGGCCGAGGTGATCGCCGAGACCCACGACAGCCGTTCGCTGGTCCTGCGGATCCCGGCGGGGCTCGAGGAGCGCTTTCGCTACAAGCCGGGGCAGTTCCTCAGCTTTCGCGTGGTGGTCGGCGGCAAGCGGTTGACGCGCTGCTACTCCATGTCCAGCTCGCCCGACTGCGACGCCTTGCCCAAGGTCACCATCAAGCGGGTGGAGGGCGGCCGGGTATCCAACTGGTTCAACGAGCAGGTCCGGGCCGGCGACCTCCTGGACGTGCTGCCGCCGGCCGGGCATTTCCACCTGTTGCCGGGCGAGCGCGACCTGGTGCTGTTCGGCGGCGGTTCCGGAATCACGCCGGTGTTCTCCATCCTCAAGTCGGCGCTGAAGACCAGCCGGCGCCGGATCAAGTTGGTGTACGCCAACCGTGACGAGGCGTCGGTGATCTTCCGCGATGAGTTGCGGGTGCTCGCCAAGGCCCATGTCGACCAACTGGAAGTGGTCCACGTGCTGGACTCGGTGCAGGGCTTCCTCAGCGAGGGCGAGGTGCGCCAGCTGGTGCGCGGGCATGCCGGCGCCGAGTTCTACATCTGCGGGCCGGGCCCCTTCATGGACACCGTGGAACGTGCCTTGCGGGGGGCGGGCGAAGACGCCGCGCGCATCCATGTGGAGCGTTTCGCCTCGCCACCGGACCCGGACGAGGTGGCGGCCCCGGTCGAGGCGGCGCAAGCCGAAGCCGCCGAACTGGCGGTCGCCCTGGATGGCGTGGACCACAGGCTGGACTGGCGGCCGGGCGAAAGCCTGTTGCAGAGCATGCGCCGGGCCGGCCTGGATGCCCCCTATTCCTGCGAGGAGGGCTTCTGCGGTGCCTGCATGTGTCAGGTGGAGGAGGGCGAGGTCGTGCTCCTGCGCAACGATATCCTCAGCCCTGCGGAGCTGGCCGACGGCTGGACCCTGGCGTGCCAGGGTCGGCCGGGCGGCGCGCGGCTGAAACTGAAGTTCCCGGGGTGA